The segment TGCCACGCGCCAGCACGTCACCCTGCCCTTCGGGCGCGTTCAGCTTCACGATCGCCTGCTGGATGATATGCACCGACTGGCGCATCTCTTCCATGCGGCAGAGGTAGCGGTCAAAACAGTCGCCGTTTTTGCCAACCGGAATTTCAAATTCGAATTCGTCATAACATTCATAGGGTTGCGCGCGGCGCAGATCCCACGCAAGGCCGGAACCGCGCACCATCACACCGGAGAACCCGTAGTTCAGTATGTCTTCTTCGCTGACGATGCCGATGTCGACGTTGCGCTGTTTGAAAATCCGGTTCTCGGTCAGCAGTTCGTCGATGTCGACCATGAATTTGGTCATGAACTGTTCGGACCACGCCTGAATATCGTCCAGCAAACCCGCTGGCAGATCCTGATGCACCCCGCCGGGGCGGAAATAGGCTGCGTGCAGACGGGCACCGCAGACGCGTTCGTAGAACACCATCAGTTGCTCGCGCTCTTCAAAGCCCCAAAGCGGTGGGGTCAGCGCGCCAACGTCGAGCGCCTGTGTTGTGACGTTCAGCAAGTGGTTAAGAACACGGCCGATTTCGCAGAACAACACGCGGATCAGGCTGGCGCGACGTGGCACAACCGTGTCGGTCAATTTTTCAATGGCCAGACACCAGGCGTGCTCCTGATTCATCGGGGCCACATAATCCAGCCGATCGAAATACGGCAGGTTTTGCAGGTAGGTCCGGCTTTCCATCAGCTTTTCAGTGCCACGGTGCAGCAGACCGATATGCGGGTCGCAGCGCTCTACGATCTCGCCGTCGAGCTCAAGCACCAGACGCAAAACACCATGCGCCGCAGGGTGTTGCGGGCCAAAGTTGATGTTGAAGTTGCGGATCTTCTGTTCACCTGTGACAGCATCGGTCGACCCGTCGCTATAGGTGTTTGTGCGAATATCGCCGTCCATCATTTCCGCCCCTTCAACTGCTTGTCAATCGGCCGCTCTTCATCCGCACGCACACGCACGGGCTGCGCCTGACGCTGACCGAACAGCTTGGCTATCATCTCTTCAAGAAGATCAATCACAGCTTCTCCAATTCTTGCAGCTTCATGCCCATCCACCACAGCAAGGCCACAGGGCCGAGTGGGATCAGACAGACCGCTGCCCAGTATTTGTTGATACCGAAATGCGGCAACAGTTTCAGCATGGGGATCGCTGTCAGCGCGGACATTACAAGCCACCAAATGCCGCCCATTACTTGGCACCTTCTGCTTTGTCATCGCCCGGCAGGATGTATTCCGCACCCTCCCACGGTGACATAAAGTCGAACTGGCGGTATTCCTGCACCAGCGATACCGGTTCATAAACCACGCGTTTTTGTGCCTCGTCATAGCGCACTTCGGTATAGCCCGTCGTCGGGAAATCCTTGCGCAATGGGAAGCCGCGGAAACCATAATCGGTCAGGATGCGGCGCAGATCGGGATGCCCTGAAAACAGGATGCCGAACATGTCGAAAATCTCGCGTTCGAACCAGTTGGCCGACGGATGCACATCGACGAGCGAGGGCACCATATCCTTTTCGCGCACCGCAACCCGCAAGCGGATGCGGTGGTTCTGGTACATGCTCAGCAGGTGATACACCACGTCAAAGCGTTTCGCCCGCCCGGTGTAATCCACCGCCGTGATGTCCACGAGGGTAGAGAAACGGCAGGTCGGATCGCCCTTCAGGAAATCCACCAGACCGGTGATGTTGCCCAGCGTGACGTTCACGTTCAGCTCGCCCTTGGTCACATCCCATGACAGCACACAATCGGGGCGTTTCGCCTCGATATAGGCACCCAGTTCGTTCAGCGCGTCACTCATCGTACGATCGTCCCTGTCCGGCGCATCTTCTTCTGCAATTGCAGGATGCCATACAACAACGCCTCTGCCGTGGGCGGGCAGCCGGGCACGTAGATGTCAACCGGTACGATCCGGTCACAGCCCCGTACGACGCTGTAGGAATAGTGATAATATCCGCCGCCATTCGCGCAGGACCCCATAGAAATCACATAGCGCGGTTCGGGCATCTGGTCGTAAACCTTGCGCAGGGCCGGTGCCATTTTATTGGTCAGCGTGCCGGCCACGATCATCAGGTCCGACTGGCGCGGGGAAGCACGTGGCGCCGTCCCGAAACGTTCAAGGTCATAGCGCGGCATGGAGGTGTGCATCATTTCGACCGCACAGCAGGCCAACCCGAAGGTCATCCAGTGCAGTGAACCGGTGCGCGCCCAGTTGATGACATCCGCCGAAGACGTGACCAGAAAACCCTTGTCCTGCAAGGCTGCGTTCAGCTCTTGCGTGGCGTGATCCTTATCGACGCCGGCCTTATAGCCGCCCGCCAATCCTGCGTCCGTTACTGCCATTCCAGCGCCCCCTTCTTCCACTCGTATGCAAAGCCTGCGGTCAGCACGCCAAGGAACACCATCATCGACCAGAACCCGACCATAGAGATGTCTTTAAACGCGACAGCCCAAGGGAAAAGGAAGGCGATTTCGAGGTCGAAAATAATGAATAGAATTGACACCAAGTAGAAGCGCACATCGAATTTCATCCGCGCATCGTCAAATGCGTTAAATCCGCATTCGTAAGCAGACACTTTTTCAGGGTCTGGATTGCGCACCGCCAAAACCACGGCAGCAAGGATCAGGACAAGGCCCAAACCGATGGCAACAGCCAGAAAAACAAGGATAGGCAGGTATTCCCGCAGCATATCGTCCAAGGGAGGCTCCTTTTGGGGCTAGGCCACTCTTGAGGCATTCGAGCAGCTGGCAACAGACTTGAAATCGGGTCTACCCCGTGCTGCGGCAAGGGTCAACGGGATCAGGGTGAGGAAATGGGTCGCATCTGTCCGCCAAAGGGCGGAACAGATGCCCCGAGCAATCAGGGGCGCGGTGCCCTTGCAGTCGCGTCACAAACCGCATCGGGATTTTCCGATGAACAGCCTGTTTCCGCCTTCAGGCAGGCAAGAATCGCGTTCGAGCCCGGGGCCCCTGCATGGTAGTGATATCCGACACCTTCCGATACGTGCCCGTTGCACTTATCCAGATCGGTCGGGGTCGTCCCGTCCACCAGCGTATGGGAAAGGATGTCATAGCCGTCCATCGCAATCCCGATATGCACGGCATCCTCGCCGTCTGCCACAGCGCCGCCCAGACAATCGGTCACCGCGTGGTAGTGATATCCCACATGTGTGTTCACATGGCCTCCGCAATCGTCGAAGGGCGCAATGGTATGCGCATCCAGAATCGCATCAACCGGCGCAGGTCCGTCCAATCTGATCCCGTTGCGCGCAATCCCCGAACCGGATCGTGCGCTATTGGTCAGCCACGAATCCTGAGGCTCAAGCGGAATCACGTAGGTCATGGAGGCATCCTCGGCCATATATTCAGGCAAGCATTGCACACAGTAGTTGTTGTATTCGGGATCAACATCCGGCCGTGCAGCAGCTTCGCAGGCCGCTTTGGTGTCTGTCACGCGCACGTCACCCGTTGCCGGATCAAAAAGCTGCCAATCCTCATCGTCGAACAGCGTGGGCAGGTTGGTGATAAAGGCACCGTCGACATCCAGAACCTCACCGTCTTTGAGCCAGATACCGCCTTTCTCAGCGCCATCTGTCACCGACGTCGGACACCAAGGGCCGGGCGTATAGTCTTTTGGCTCTGCTTTGACGGTGATGGAAAAACACTCCGTCTCTGTGCCCCGCGACAAGGTACATGGCACCAAAGTCGGTCCGTTGAGGACGTTTGCATCTTCAAAGAAATGCGCAATCTGGTGCAGCCTGTCACCGCCCGCATCAGCGTAAAGCGGCGAAGCAAGGCAAAGAACCATGGGGAGCAGGGAAAAGTGTTTCATCGGGTTTCCATTTTGTCGGGATGATAATCGATGTAGCGTTACAACCGTTAAACGGATGACGCTGGTTTTTCCGTCGCTCCTCAATTTTATTTTTCCCAATATTTTTGCAATTGGTCTCCGGGAAACTTCATAAGTGGCACATCACCGCTTATTCTCAAACCATCCAAGCCGCCTTACGCTTGTCAAAAAACGCACCGATTCCCTCGGCCGCCTCTTCTGTCTCCCAGCGCGCAGAAAGCGCCGCGATCGACATCGCCACAGCTTCGTCCGTCGCAGCACCGCCCAGATCAAGCGCCAGCTTTTTTGCCGCAGCCACTGCCCCCGGCGCGCAACTCAGATAAGGCACGACTTCGGCCTCCACCGCAGCGTCCAGATCATCCGCCGGAACAGCGCGCGCCAGCAAGCCCAGCTCCACCGCCTCGAACGCCCCAAACAACCGCCCCGACATAAAGACACGCCGCGCACTCCCCTCGCCCATACGCGCGATGACGTAAGGCCCGATGGTCGCCGGAATGATCCCCAGCCGTGTTTCGGTCAATCCCATCTTGAGGCTGTCGACACCGATCGCCACGTCACAGACCGACGCCATACCGACGCCCCCGCCAAAGGCATTGCCCTGCACCTTACCGATAAGCGGTTTCGGCAATGTATTGAGCGCCCCAAGCATCGTCGCGAGCTTGCCCGTTTCTTTGCTGCGCGTGTCCGCATCCATATCGCGCTGATCGCGCATCCAGCCCAGATCACCGCCCGCGCAGAACGACTTGCCCGCACCGGTCAGCACCACAACACGCACCCGCTCATCTGCCCCGAGATCTGCTGCGGCCTGCGTCAGCTCAGCCAGCATCTGCGCCGACATGGCGTTGTGCTTGTCTTCCCGCGCCAGGGTCAGCGTGGCCACACCGCGCGCATCGGTTTCGATCTTGATCGTCTCGAACATCATTCGCCTCGCATTGCCCGCGCCATTTCTGCGGCCTTTTCCAACACGGCCTGATCCAAACCTGTTTCATATCCCAAAGCCGTCAGATGCGCATTCACCGCCTCTGTCGCGACATTCCCCGCAGCACCCGGCGCATAGGGGCATCCGCCCAACCCGCCAACGGCCGCATCAAATACCCGCAACCCCAGCGACAAGGACGCATCGATGTTGGCCATCGCGCGACCGTGTGTGTCGTGATAATGGCCCGCAAGCCGCCCTGCCGGCACCACATCGCGCACCGCCAGCAGCATCCGTGCGATGCTATCCGGTGTCCCTGCCCCGATGGTGTCGCCCAGCGAAATTTCGTAACATCCCATTGCGAACAACTTATCCGCCACTTCGGCCACCGCCGCAGGGGCCACCGCCCCGTCATAGGGACACTCCACCACACAGGAGACATACCCGCGTACCGGAATATCGCGGTGGCGCGCATCCTCAAGCACAGGTGCGAAACGCTCCAGACTTTCCGCAATGCTTGCGTTGATGTTTTTCTGACTGAACCCTTCGGATGCCGATCCAAAAACCGCAATCTCGTCAACCTGCGCCTCAAGCGCAGCCTCGTAGCCCTTCATGTTCGGTGTCAGCGCCGCATAGCGCACCCCGTCAACCCGTTTGATCGCGGCCATCACCTCGCCCGAGCCTGCCATCTGGGGCACCCATTTGGGGCTGACGAAGCTGGCGCATTCAATCCGCCGGAACCCCGCCTGCGACAGTTTGTCGATCAAGGCGACCTTTTCAGCCACAGGAATTTCCCGCGCTTCATTCTGCAGCCCGTCGCGCGGCCCCACTTCGAAAATCTCACATGGTCCCAAAGACATCGCACATTCCCCCTATTGAGCTGTCTGAAATCACCCTTGCACGATCCGCGCCTCAGTCCAAAGGCCAAGGTTCGTAAAAATCCTTTTCGTAGATCCCGTCTCCGATCGGCAGGGCATCCTTAAAGCTCTGCCGCTCCGTAATCCGCTCATACCATTCCGCCACCGCAGGGTGGTTATCGAGCGTTACAAAGAACCGCGACATGTACACGGCCTGCCCGCAGGAAATATCCGCCGCCGAAAATCCGCTGGTCAGCAGATAGTCGCGGTTTTCTACCGGCGTGCTCAACCGCGCCTCAAGCGCGTCATAGCATTTGGCGACCCGCGCCGCCTCAAGCTTCATCACAATCGGACTGCGCATCGAATCCTCGCGCAGGGCCACATGCTGTTGGGTCAATGCCGCTGTATGCTGGCTGATGGTTTCCGCAAAATGCACCCAGACAAGCCACGCCATCCGGTCCATGCTGGTCACAGACCGCCCCATCCGGTCCGGTGAGAAACGCTCGCACAGATATTCGGTGATGGCACCTGTCTCGAACATGCGCTCTCCGTCGATCTCCAACGCAGGGACGCGGCCTGCGGGCGACAGGCTCAGATAAGCCGGATCACGCAGTGAGCGGTCAAAGGCATAGACGCGGACCTGAAATTCAACGTCCAACTCGTTGAGCAACCAAAGGGTCCGCATGGAGCGCGTTTGCGGGCAATGATGCAATGTAATCATGCCGCTTCCTCCGCTTCCGCTTCAAGGCGGACAAGGGCTGCCCCCGCCTCTACCTGATCGCCCTCGGTGGCCAGCACCTCTGCCACGACCCCGTCCCGCGCAGCCAACAACGCATGCTCCATCTTCATCGCTTCCAGCACGGCCAGCCGGTCCCCTTTTGCCACCGCTTGGCCGACTTTGGCATCCACCGTGCGCACAAGACCGGGCATCGGGGCCTCGACCAGATTACCGTCACCCTGCGCGCCGCTTGCGCGGGCCAGCGGATCAATGACGTCAAAGGCCATACCGTAGCCCTCGAACACCGTAACAACGCCGCCCGCGACCGCGACATCCGCCGCCGATTGCCCGTCGATGATCCATTGCGCGCCGCGCCGCGTGGCCACAACTTCCGTCTCGCCGATGCTCCAGACCTGCTGGTCCTGTCCCATGATGCGCACCTTCAACAGATGTTCTTCGCCGCCCCAAGCCAGCGTGACCGACCGCCGCAGCGCCCGCCACAGGGTAAAGCCAGTGTCGGCTTTCACCTCCAGCACGCCAAGCGCCGCCATGCCCGCCAGCGCCACATGCCGCGGCTCGACCGCTGGCACAGAGGTCAACGCATCGATATCGCGGGCAATCAGGCCTGTATCCACATCGCCCTTACCGAACCCTTCGTGCCCGGCAAGCGCGCCAAGAAAAGCAAGGTTCGTGACCGTGCCACCCACCTGACACCCGCTTAGGGCCGCGCGCAATCTGGCCAACGCCACATCCCGCGTGGGGCCATGGACGATCACCTTGGCGATCATCGGGTCGTAAAACGGGCTGATGGTATCGCCTGCCCGCACCCCCGAATCCGCACGCGTTTGCGGCGTAAACGCCAGATGCGTCAGCGTTCCCGTCGCAGGGAGGAAGCCTGCAGGCACATCTTCGGCATAAAGCCGCGCCTCGAACGCATGACCATTGATGGATAGATCCTCTTGCGCTGCGGGCAAAGCCTCTCCCGCCGCCACACGCAGCTGCCATTCTACCAGATCAACGCCGGTGATCAGTTCTGTGACAGGGTGTTCAACCTGCAAGCGCGTGTTCATTTCCATGAAAAAGAACCCGTCCGCGCTTAGCCCGTCCGATCCATCCACGATAAATTCAACCGTGCCAGCCCCGGCATAGCCGATCGCTTCCGCGGCCTTCACTGCTGCATCCCCCATCGCATCCCGCATCTTTTGTGTCATGCCGGGGGCTGGAGCTTCTTCGATCACCTTTTGATGACGGCGTTGCAACGAACAATCACGTTCAAACAAATGCACGGCTTTGGAGCCATCGCCAAAGACCTGCACTTCGATGTGGCGCGGTTTGGCCACGAATTTCTCGACCAGCACATCTGCATTCCCGAACGCCGTTTTCGCCTCGGACCGTGCCGAATCGAGCGCCGCCTGAAACCCTTTGGCCTCCTCAACAAGGCGCATCCCCTTGCCGCCGCCCCCTGCAACCGCCTTGATCAATACCGGATAGCCGATCTTGCCCGCTTCTTCCGCCAAAAGCGCATCATCCTGATCCGCGCCGTGATAGCCCGGCACAACCGGCACACCCGCCTTTATCATCAGCGCTTTGGCTGCGTCTTTCAGGCCCATGGCGCGGATGGCCGATGCAGACGGACCGATAAACACCAGTCCCGCCGCCTCGACCGCTTCGACGAAATCAGGGTTCTCCGACAGGAAGCCGTAGCCCGGATGAATGGCCTGCGCGCCACTCTCAAGTGCCGCTTGAATAATCACATCCCCGCGCAGGTAACTCTCGCTCGGAGCGGACCCGCCGATGTGAATTGCCGCATCGGCCATCGCCACATGCTTGGCCCCTGCATCCGCATCCGAATAGACCGCCACACAACGCACGCCCAAGCCTTGCGCCGTTTCCATGACCCGACAGGCAATCTCGCCCCGGTTCGCAATCAGGATTGTATCAAACATGGACACCCAAACCTCTCATCTTTCAATTTCATCTTGCCCCTAAGCTCCTTAGGTCCGCAGGCAGAGCCTCCGAAATATCCCGCCATCAGCCCAAAGCCATCACATGCGGAACACGCCAAACTTCGTTTCTTCAATCGGCGCGTTCAAAGATGCAGACAGGCTCAGGCTCAGCACATCACGGCTTTTGCGCGGATCAATGATCCCGTCATCCCAAAGCCTTGCACTGGCATAAAGCGGATGCGACTGCTCCTCGAACATATCGATCGTCGGCTGCTTGAATTTCGCTTCTTCTTCTGCGGACCAGGTATCGCCCGCCCGTTCGATTGCATCACGCTTGACCGTCGCCAGAACGCCCGCCGCCTGTGGCCCGCCCATCACGGAAATCCGGCTGTTGGGCCATGTCCACAAGAACCTTGGACGGTAGGCCCGCCCCGCCATGCCGTAGTTACCTGCCCCGAAAGAGCCACCCACCAGCATGGTGATTTTCGGCACGTTGGTAGAGGCCACAGCCGTCACCATCTTGGCCCCGTGCCGCGCGATCCCTTCGTTTTCGTACTTCCGGCCCACCATAAAGCCGGTGATATTTTGCAAGAACACCAAGGGGATATTGCGCTGCGAACAAAGCTCGACAAAATGCGCACCCTTCTGGGCGGCTTCTGAAAATAGCACGCCGTTGTTGCCGATGATGCCGACCGGACAGCCCTTCACATGGGCAAAGCCCGTCACCAAAGTCTCACCAAACCGCGCCTTGAATTCGTCAAACCGCGAGCCGTCGACCAAACGCGCGATCACCTCGCGTATATCATAAGGCGTGCGCAAATCCGCTGGCACAACGCCCAGCAATTCAGCGGGATCATAGGCAGGTTCTTCGGGTGTTTCCCACTGCACCGTCGCCGGCTTTGCGCGGTTCAATTGACCCACGGCCCGCCGTGCCAGTGCAAGCGCGTGGCCGTCATCCTCGGCCAGATAATCCGCAACGCCGCTCAACCGTGCGTGCACATCGCCGCCGCCCAGATCCTCGGCTGACACAACCTCGCCCGTCGCCGCTTTGACGAGCGGGGGACCCGCAAGGAAAATCGTGCCCTGCTCTTTTACGATGATCGTCACGTCCGACATCGCCGGTACATAAGCGCCGCCTGCAGTGCATGATCCCATAACCACCGCGATTTGCGGAATGCCTTTGGCGCTCATCCGCGCCTGATTATAGAAAATCGCGCCAAAGTGGTCGCGATCAGGAAACACCTCGTCCTGCTGCGGCAGGTTCGCACCGCCAGAGTCTACCAGATAGACGCATGGCAGATGATTGGCTTCGGCAATCTCTTGGGCGCGCAGGTGCTTTTTCACCGTCATCGGGAAATAGGTGCCGCCCTTCACCGTAGCATCGTTGCACACGACCATGACTTCCTGTCCCTGCACGCGTCCGATCCCGGCGATGACGCCAGCGCAGGGGGCGGCGTTGTCGTACAAGCCGTGCGCTGCGGTGGCACCGACTTCCAGAAACGGTGATCCGGGATCAAGCAGGTTCGCAACCCGCTCACGCGGTAGCATCTTGCCACGGCTTTCATGGCGCGCGCGGGACTTCTCGCCACCGCCTAAAGCGGCAGCTTCCGCTGCTTCCTGCACAACCGCAAGCGCATCCAGATGCGCCGCCTCATTCGCTTTGTAGGCTTCCGACGAAGGCAATGCCTGTGATGTTAACTTCATGTTACCTTCTCCAATTCCAGCGCCGCGCGGCGCTTCAATTCTTTACGGATCACTTTGCCTGTTACCGTCATCGGCAACGCATCCAGAAACTCAATTTCTCTTGGGTATGAATAGCTTGCCAGCCGTTCCTTAACCCATGCCTGAAGCGCATCCGCCGTCACATCCGACCCCGCTTTGCGCACCACATAGGCTTTGACCACCTCTGTGCGCAGCGTGTCGGGTTTGCCGACAACACCGCAGGTTGCAACCCCCTCGTGCGTCAGCAAACAATCCTCAATCTCGGCCGGACCAATTCGGTATCCAGCTGATGTAATCACGTCATCCTCGCGCCCGACAAAGCGCAGATAGTCGCCTTCCCAGATGCCGCGGTCACCGGTCAGCATCCAGTCGCCGCGATACTTCTCTGCGGTTGCGTCAGGCCGGTTCCAGTAGCGCAACATCATGGAGGCCGAGCCGCGCTGCACTGCAATGTCCCCCTCGCCGTCACTTTCCTGCCCCTGCGCATCAAGCACGGCCAGACGATGGCCCGCAACCGGTTTGCCGATCGCGCCTGCACGCGCCTTGAACGCAGCACCGCAGGAAGAAACGATCATGTTACACTCGGTCTGGCCGTAGAATTCATTGATTTCCAACCCAAAGGCCTGCCGCCCCCAGCCAAGCATCTCCGCCCCCAAAGGCTCACCCCCGCTGGCAACAGAGCGCAACCCGCCCACTGTGACATCTGCCGCCTTTAACATCCGCAGGGCCGTGGGCGGGAAGAACACATTGCGCACGCCGCCGCGTTTGATCACATCACAGCATCCCTCCGGCGTAAACTTTGGCATCCGCGCCGCGACCACAGGCACGCCCAGGGCCAGCGCCGGCATCGCCACATCAAACAGCCCGCCAATCCACGCCCAATCCGCAGGCGTCCACAGGCAATCCCCCTGCTGGCCCAAGTAATCATGGCTCAACGACACACCGGGCAGATGACCTGTCAACACCCGGTGGCCATGCAACGCGCCTTTCGGGCGGCCGGTGGTGCCAGAGGTATAAATCAGGACGGCAGGATCGTCCGGTCCGGTATCCGCGACAGGAACCTCAGCGCCTTGCACGCCGACCCCGTCAACCAGCCAAGGCTCTGCAAGGTCCCCTAGCAAACCCGCGCCCTCCGCGTCCGTTAAAACCAACGCGCAACCGGCATCCGACACCCGCGATGATAGCGCGTCGCGCTTGAAGAGCTTGAACAAAGGCACTGAAATTGCACCGATTTTCCAGATCGCCAGATGCGCCGCAGCGCACCACGGTGATTGCGACAGCAACACCCCGACACGCTCGCCCGCTTCCACACGCGTCAGCAATGCGCGCGCCAGACCATCCACCATCTGCGCCAGCTCACCGTAACTAACGTCACGCCGGCCCTCACCCGTTAGATCAATGATCGCGGTTTGCGCTAATGGCTGCGCCAAACACTGCGCGGCCATGTTCAGCCGCGCCGGAATGTCCCAACTGCCATCTGCACAGAGCCCCGGCAACTGCATGGTTTATCCCATCGCCGCCATCATTTCACGTCCGACCAGCATGCGGCGGATTTCCGATGTGCCTGCGCCGATCTCCATCAGCTTGGCGTCGCGGAAAATACGGCCCACAGGGTTGTCGCTGAGATATCCTGCGCCGCCCATGGCCTGTACCGCCTGATGCGCCTGCACCATCGCCTGCTCCGAGGCATACAGGCAGCACGCAGCTGCGTCCTGACGGGTCACATCGCCACGATCACAAGCCTTGGCGACCTCGTAAACATAGGCACGCGCCGAATTCATCGCTGTATACATATCGGCCATCTTGCCCTGCATCAGCTGGAAATTCCCGATGGGCTGACCGAACTGCTTGCGTTCCGCCATATAGGGCATGATCTCGTCCAGACAGTTGGCCATAATGCCAAGGCCGATACCGGCCAGCACCACACGTTCATAATCAAGCCCTGACATCAGCACTCGCACGCCGCGCCCCTCTTCGCCCAAGACATTCTCGAACGGCACTTCGACATCATCAAAGATCAGCTCGGCGGTGTTTGATCCGCGCATACCCAACTTGTCGAAATGGGGACTGGTGCTGAACCCCTTCATGTCCTTATCGATCAGAAAGGCCGTGA is part of the Sulfitobacter geojensis genome and harbors:
- a CDS encoding isovaleryl-CoA dehydrogenase, with protein sequence MFTASMKFNLGEDVDAMREMVHRWAQERVKPMAAEIDQKNDFPPELWTEMGELGLLGMTVPEEFGGSGMSYLAHTVAVEEIARASASVSLSYGAHSNLCVNQIKLNGTDEQRRQFLPKLCSGEHVGALAMSEPSAGSDVVSMKLRAEKRNDHYRLSGNKYWITNGPDAQTLVVYAKTDPDAGSKGITAFLIDKDMKGFSTSPHFDKLGMRGSNTAELIFDDVEVPFENVLGEEGRGVRVLMSGLDYERVVLAGIGLGIMANCLDEIMPYMAERKQFGQPIGNFQLMQGKMADMYTAMNSARAYVYEVAKACDRGDVTRQDAAACCLYASEQAMVQAHQAVQAMGGAGYLSDNPVGRIFRDAKLMEIGAGTSEIRRMLVGREMMAAMG
- a CDS encoding AMP-binding protein; the encoded protein is MQLPGLCADGSWDIPARLNMAAQCLAQPLAQTAIIDLTGEGRRDVSYGELAQMVDGLARALLTRVEAGERVGVLLSQSPWCAAAHLAIWKIGAISVPLFKLFKRDALSSRVSDAGCALVLTDAEGAGLLGDLAEPWLVDGVGVQGAEVPVADTGPDDPAVLIYTSGTTGRPKGALHGHRVLTGHLPGVSLSHDYLGQQGDCLWTPADWAWIGGLFDVAMPALALGVPVVAARMPKFTPEGCCDVIKRGGVRNVFFPPTALRMLKAADVTVGGLRSVASGGEPLGAEMLGWGRQAFGLEINEFYGQTECNMIVSSCGAAFKARAGAIGKPVAGHRLAVLDAQGQESDGEGDIAVQRGSASMMLRYWNRPDATAEKYRGDWMLTGDRGIWEGDYLRFVGREDDVITSAGYRIGPAEIEDCLLTHEGVATCGVVGKPDTLRTEVVKAYVVRKAGSDVTADALQAWVKERLASYSYPREIEFLDALPMTVTGKVIRKELKRRAALELEKVT